In Thermus aquaticus, the sequence TCGGGACCGGGAGACGGGCCACGCCAGGCAGAAGGAGAAGTACCTGGCCCACTTCGCCGAGATCCGCCTCATCCAGGACCACCTCCTCCTCTGGGCTCAGGAGGAGGGCATCCCCACCATCCCGGGGGAGGACCTGGACGAGGCGGTGGAGAAGGCCCTCGAAGTCCTGGTGGCCTACCTGGAGGCGGAGGAGGCGGCCCGTGCTTGAGGCCCTAGCCTTCCCCCTCCTCCTGGCCCTGGCTTTCCGCCTAGAAGGCCGCCTTCCCCTCCCCGCCCTCGGGGTGTGGCTCAACCTCCTCTGGTTCGTCTACCAGAACGAGTGGGGCTCGGGGTGGCTGGCCTACCTGCGGGGCCTGGGGATAGGCCTCTTCCTGGCGGCGGGCTACGGCAGGCCCGGCTTGGCCTGGGCCCTCACCCCCTGGCCCCTTCTCCTCTACCTGCGCCTGGACGTGCGGGAGTTCGCCCTCTACCTTCCCGCCCTGGGCGAGGGGATGGTCTTGGGGGCTCTCCTCTATTTGGCGGGCTTCCGCAGGCGGTAGGCCAGGTAGGGGGCTCCCATCCCCACCAGGCCCCCCAGGAGGAAGAGGAGGGGATGGCCGTAAAAGACCTGGAGGAGCCCCAAAAGGGCGAAAAGCCCCAGGAAAAAGGGCACGGGGAAGGGCTTTTCCCCGTAGCCGAAGGCGGCGCCCCCCAGGGCCAGGCCCAGGCCCAGGGCGATGCCCTCCTGGGAGGGGCGGAACCAGAGGAAGTAGGCGTAAAGGGCGATGCCCAGGAGGGAGAGGGCCTTGGAGAGGCGGTTAGGCTCCATCACGCCTTCACGAAACGGGCCACCACCAGCTGGGAGAGGAGGAGGCCCACCCCGCCCCAGGCCACCTGGGGCTCCCGGCCCAGAAAGCCCATAAGGGCCGAGAAGATGGCCGCAAAGAGGAAAAAGGGCACATACTTAGGGCTAACCGTGAGCCCCAGGACGAAGGCCACCAAAAACCCCGCCACCCCCGGGGGCAGGCTGGCCCCCAGGACCAGGAAGAGGAGCATGAGGCCTATGGTGATGGCCCCCGCCAGGTAGTAGGCCCCGGGGAAGGGCTCCTTGCGCTTTTTGGCGTCCTTGGCCTCGGACATGGCCCAAGCTTACCATACCCTTGGTTCCTGCTCCCTTTGGCCCACCATACCTGGTAACTTCCCCAGGAACCTTTTGCCGGGGCCAGCATGGGGTGGTGTCACAGAAGGCCCGAGGCCCGGGCCACCGCCTCGAGGGTGGCGGGCACCGGAGGGGGAAGCTGGGCCACCTTCTCGGCGGTGGCGGGGTCCTTGAGGCCGTGGCCGGTGAGGGTGAGGACCACCCTCGTTCCCTCCTCCAGGCGGCCCTCCCGAAGAAGCCGCCACACCCCCGCCAGGCTGGCGGCGCTGGCGGGCTCCACGAAGACCCCCTCCTCCCGGGCCAGATAGCGGTAGGCCTCCAGAATCTCCTCGTCGGTGACGGCCTCAATGAGCCCCCCCGACTCCTCCTTGGCCCGGATGGCCCCCTCCCAGCTAGCCGGGTTGCCGATGCGGATAGCGGTGGCGATGGTCTCGGGCTTCTCCACGGGGCGCCCCAGGACGAGGGGTGCGGCCCCCGCCGCCTGGAAGCCCAGCATCCTGGGGAGCCTCGAGGCCCGCCCGGCGGCGAAATAGGCCTTGTAGCCCATCCAGTGGGCGGTGATGTTGCCGGCGTTGCCCACGGGAAGGGCGTGGTAGTGGGGCGCGTCCCCCAGCTCGTCCACCACCTCAAAGGCCAGGGTCTTCTGGCCCTCGAGGCGGTGGGGGTTCACCGAGTTCACCAGGGCCACGGGGAAGCGCTCCGTGAGCTCCCGCGTCAGGCGCAAAGCGTCGTCAAAGTTCCCCTCCACCTGGACGATCCTGGCCCCGTGCATGAGGCTCTGGGCCACCTTGCCCAGGGCCACGTACCCGGCGGGGAGGATCACGATGGCCGTCATGCCCGCCCGGGCGGCGTAGGCGGCGGCGGAGGCGGCGGTGTTCCCCGTGCTGGCGCAGGCCACGGCCTTGGCCCCGCCCTCCAGCGCCTTGGACACCGCCAGGGTCATCCCCCGGTCCTTGAAGCTCCCCGTGGGGTTCAGGCCCTCGTACTTGGCGTAGATCTGAACCCCGCGCCTTTTGGCCTCCTCGGGGCCCTTCAGGGGGATGAGGGGGGTGGAGCCCTCCAGAAGGGAGACCACCGGGGTGTTCAGGGAGACCGGCAGAAAGGCGCGGTAGCGCTCAATCAGGGGCAGGCGCATGGGGATATGCTCGGGGATAAGGACCTAAGGGTCAAGGGGCGAAAGCGGCATCCGGGGAAAAGACCGCCCCGTCGGGCAGGCGAAAGCCGGTGGCATCAAAGACCACACCCAGGCCCTTCTCCTCGTTCCAGCGGTAAAGCTGGCCCAGGACCTCGGCGCGCACCCGCCCGCTTTCGCCGCCTGTGGGGGACAGGCGAAGCCTCCCTTCCGCCGTCCTTTCCAACTTGAGCCCAGGGTTCCGCCGCGAAAGGGCCAGGAGGTCCTCATCGCTGACGGAGCTTAGGAGCTCCAGGAGGGGCATGGCCTCATTCTACCTCGGGAAAGGGAGCCCCCTCCGAGGGCGGGGCCTTCTTGCGGGAAGCGGGCAGGTGCCCGGGAGCCCCGGAGAGGAAGCGGAAAAGGTCGGCCAAAAGGCCGCTGGCCGTGGCCCCGCCCCCCGCCCCCGGGCCAATGACCAAGACCTCCCCCAAGGGCGCCGTGCGCGCCAGGAGGGCGTTCCCCCGGGCCCGGGCCAGGGGGTGATCCTGGGGAAGGGCCACGGGGGCCACCCGGGCCCGCCAGCGCCCACCCTCCCCGTAGAGGCTCGCCACCAGGCGCACCTTCTCTCCCCGGGCCTCGGCCGCCCTCAGGGCCTCGAGGGTGAGGCCCTCAATCCCCCTGGCCTCCACCTGGCTCAAGGGGAAGTCCGGGTCCAGGAGGAGGCGGGCCAGGAGGGTGAGCTTGTGGGCGGTGTCTATGCCCTTCACGTCCAGGCTGGGGTCGGCCTCGGCGTAGCCCAGGCGCTGGGCCTCCCTTAGGGCCTCCTCATAGGTCCTCCCCTGCTCCATTTCCTGGAGGATGTACAAGGTTGTGCCGTTCAGGATGCCGTGGAGCTCCAAGAGCTGGCTTCCCCTAAGGGTTTCCAGAAAGGAGAGGGCCGGGGTGCCCGCCATGACGCTGGCCTCGTGGTAGATGAGGCCCTCTTCGGCGAAGGGCTTGAGCCTCTCCCAGGCCTCGGCCAGGAGGGCCTTGTTGGCGGTGATGAGGGGGATGCCGGCCTCGAGGGCCGGGAGGACCAGCCCTAGGGGCGCCTCCACCCCCCCCATGGCCTCTACCACCACATCGGCCTCCAGGAGGTCAAAGGGCTCGGTCCGGAGGAGCGCCTCGGGGATGGGCCTGGGCTTGGCCTTGTCCCGCACCAAAACCCCCAGAAACCTGGGAACAAAGCCCATGGCGGCCAGGTCCTCCCGCCGCTCCAGGACCAGGCTGTAAAAGGCGCTGCCCACGGTGCCGCCCCCCAGGAGGGCTATCTTCAGGGGCTCCATGGAGGGGATTATAAGTACCCCGCCGTGGCCCTTGCCACAGGGGAGCCCCAAGGGGGCCCAGGCCTAAACTGGGGGAGGTGAAGGACCTTCTGGAGGAGACCGCCCAGGCCATGGGCCTCATCCCCGCCTGGGCTCCCCTGAAGCCCCTGGAGGAGGCCGAAAGGCGGTTTCGGGCCTGGCTGGAGGCAGGGAGGCACGGGGGGATGGCCTACCTCCAGAGGCCTGAGGAGCGCTTCTGGCCAGAGAAGCGCTTTCCCTGGGCCAAAAGCGCCCTCCTCCTCTTCGCCCCCTACGCCTATGAGGACCCGGGAAGGCCCCCCGGCGGCCTGAGGGTGGGGCGGGTAGCCCGCTACGCCTGGAGCCGGGACTACCACCTGGTCCTGGGGGAGGCCCTGGGGGCGCTTGCGGCCCTGGCCCGGAGCCTGGGCCTCGAGGCCCGAGGCTACGTGGACCACGGCCCCCTTCCCGAGCGGGCCCTGGCCGTCCTCTCCGGGGCGGGCTGGGTGGGGAAAAGCAGCATGTTCCTCTCCCAGGCCTTCGGGGTGCACGCCTTCATCGGGGTGCTCCTCACCCCCCTGGAGGTGGAGGCGCCTCCCCGCCACCCCTCCCGTTGCGGCCGCTGCGTCCGCTGCCTCCAGGCCTGCCCCACCGGGGCCCTCTTGGGAGACGGCACCCTGGACGCCCGCATCTGCATCAGCTACCTCACCGTTGAGGAAAGGGGCTTCATCCCCCCTGGCCTCTGGCCCAGGATGGGGGACTGGCTTTTGGGGTGCGACCTCTGCCAGGACACCTGCCCCTGGGGCCGCTTCGGCGGGGTCTTTCCCGCCCTCAGGCCCGAGCCCCATCTGGCCCACCCGGACCTCCTGGACTTCTTCCGCCTCTCGGGGCGGGCCTTCGCCAAAAAGTACGCGGGGACGGCTTTCGCCCGCCCGGACCGGGTCCGGATGGCCCGGAACGCCCTCATCGTCCTCAGCAACCTGGGCCTGGGGGAGGCCCTGATGGCGGAGGCGGCCCGCGACCCAAACCCCCTGGTGCGGCGCACCGCCCTCCACGCCCTCCACCGGGCGGGGAAGCCCCTGGAGGGCTTCCTGAAGGACCCCGACCCCCTGGTCCGGGCCGAGGCCCTAGCCCTCCTTGGGGAAGCGGCCGGTGCGGTACACCCTCTCCAAAACGGTGGGGAGGCCCCAGGCCTTCAGGTCAAAGAGGAGGGGGCCCAGGTCGTAGGGGACCTTGAGGAAGCGGGCCTCGAGGGTGTCGGTGTCCAAGATGAGGGCGTCGGCCCCGGGCTCCCCGGAGAGGCTTAGGCCCACGCTCCCCGGGTCGGCCACGAGCCCCGCCCCCACCCTGCGGGCCAGGGGCAGATGCCGTCCCCCCAGAAGGAGGAGGTCGGCCCGGTAGTGGGAAAGAAGCTCCAAAAAGTCCTTGGCGGGGCCCAGGAGGTCCAGGTGCTCCTCGGGCTTCCCGGGCCTGCCGTGAAAACCCACAAGCCGCCTTTCTCCGTAGGCCTTGCGGTGGGAAAGGCGCAGGGAGCGGAGGTAGGCGAGCTCCCGCTCGGAAAGCTGGCTTCGGGTCCACGCCAACGTCTCCTTGCCCACCCCCTCAGGCAGGGTGTCGGGCAGGGGGTAGGCCACCCTCAGGTCCCAGGCCCCGGCGATGGCGGGAAGCCCCTCCTTCCAGATCCTGTGGATCACCTGCTTGGGGTGGGGACCGTACCCCACCAGGTCCCCCAGGACCAGGACCTCGTCCACCCCTTCCTCCCGGAGGGCCTCCAAAGCGGCCTCCAGGGCCGGGAGGTTGGCGTGGATGTCGGAGATGACCCCAAGCCGCACGCCCCCATTCTCCCACGCCCCCGCCAAAAGGGCGTGAAAACTTGGGGCCAAGCCCGTATGGTGGAAGGGTGCGGCCCCTCCTTCTGGGCCTCTTGCTGGCCCTCACCCTCCCTCCCTTCCCCTTTGGGCCCCTGGCCCCCCTGGTCCTGGCCTTCCTCCTGAGGGGGGGTTTCCGGGAAGGCTTCCTGATGGGCCTTGGCTTCTTTAGCCTTCACCTCCTCTGGCTTCCCCAGAGCTTCGCCCAAAACTTCGGCCCCTGGGGCGCCGTGCCTTTTTTGCCCCTGGTCCTCGTCAAGGCCCTCAGTTTCGGCCTCCTCTTCGCCCTCACCCCCACGCCCCTCTCCCGGGTGGGAGGCTGGGTCCTCCTGGAGTGGCTTTCGGAACAGGGGGACCTGGCCTTCCCCTGGGGCCTTTTGGGCTACGCCCTCCTCGAGGCCCCCGGCCGGCTCCTGGCCGCCTGGGGCGGGGTCTACCTCCTCTCCCTCCTGGTCCTCCTCTTCGCCTGGGGCTTTTCGGCAGGGCGGTGGTCCCTCCTCCTCCCCTGGGCCCTCCTCTGGCTCCTTCCCCTGCCCGAGGCCAGGCCCGAGGGGATGGCCCTCCTGGTCCAGGGCAACATCAACCCCCTGCGCAAGTTCCAAGGGGAGCTGGACGAGGCGGTCTACCTGCGCCTCACGGAAGAGGGGCTGAAGGCCCACCCCGAGGCCCAACTGGTGGTCTGGCCGGAGACCGCCGTCTGGCGCATCCCCGAGGGGGTGGACGGGGTCCTAGAGGGCCGCCCCCTGCTCACCGGGTTCAACCTCTTCGGTCCCAACCGGGCGGTCCTTTACCAGGAGGGCCGGATCCTGGCCCACTACGACAAGACCCGGCTGGTGCCCTTTGGGGAGCGCTTCCCCTTCCGGGAGGCCCTGGGCGGGGTCTACGCTTTCTTCTTCCGGGCCATGGGCCTGGGGGAGGTCCTGGACCGCACCCCGGGGAAGGACCTGAGGCCCTTGGGGCCCTATGGGGTCATGATCTGCTACGAGTCCGTCTTTCCGGGCGTGGCCCGGGGCCTCGCCAGGTCCGGGGCGGAGGTCCTGATCCTCCTCACCAACGACGCCTGGTACGGCCCCTCCTACGGGGGAAGGCAGCACTTCGCCCTGGGCCGCCTCCGGGCGGTGGAGACGGGGCGCTGGCTCCTTAGGGCCGGGAACGACGGCATCACCGCCAGCGTAGACCCTTACGGGAGGGTGGTGGCCGCCATCCCCCCGCACCGGGAGGGCTTCCTCCTGGCCCCCTACGCCCTCCTCTCCGGCGAGACCCCTTATGTGCGCCTGGGGGACTGGGCCGTGGGGGTGGC encodes:
- a CDS encoding Uma2 family endonuclease is translated as MPLLELLSSVSDEDLLALSRRNPGLKLERTAEGRLRLSPTGGESGRVRAEVLGQLYRWNEEKGLGVVFDATGFRLPDGAVFSPDAAFAP
- a CDS encoding homoserine dehydrogenase, translated to MEPLKIALLGGGTVGSAFYSLVLERREDLAAMGFVPRFLGVLVRDKAKPRPIPEALLRTEPFDLLEADVVVEAMGGVEAPLGLVLPALEAGIPLITANKALLAEAWERLKPFAEEGLIYHEASVMAGTPALSFLETLRGSQLLELHGILNGTTLYILQEMEQGRTYEEALREAQRLGYAEADPSLDVKGIDTAHKLTLLARLLLDPDFPLSQVEARGIEGLTLEALRAAEARGEKVRLVASLYGEGGRWRARVAPVALPQDHPLARARGNALLARTAPLGEVLVIGPGAGGGATASGLLADLFRFLSGAPGHLPASRKKAPPSEGAPFPEVE
- the queG gene encoding tRNA epoxyqueuosine(34) reductase QueG → MGLIPAWAPLKPLEEAERRFRAWLEAGRHGGMAYLQRPEERFWPEKRFPWAKSALLLFAPYAYEDPGRPPGGLRVGRVARYAWSRDYHLVLGEALGALAALARSLGLEARGYVDHGPLPERALAVLSGAGWVGKSSMFLSQAFGVHAFIGVLLTPLEVEAPPRHPSRCGRCVRCLQACPTGALLGDGTLDARICISYLTVEERGFIPPGLWPRMGDWLLGCDLCQDTCPWGRFGGVFPALRPEPHLAHPDLLDFFRLSGRAFAKKYAGTAFARPDRVRMARNALIVLSNLGLGEALMAEAARDPNPLVRRTALHALHRAGKPLEGFLKDPDPLVRAEALALLGEAAGAVHPLQNGGEAPGLQVKEEGAQVVGDLEEAGLEGVGVQDEGVGPGLPGEA
- the lnt gene encoding apolipoprotein N-acyltransferase, producing MRPLLLGLLLALTLPPFPFGPLAPLVLAFLLRGGFREGFLMGLGFFSLHLLWLPQSFAQNFGPWGAVPFLPLVLVKALSFGLLFALTPTPLSRVGGWVLLEWLSEQGDLAFPWGLLGYALLEAPGRLLAAWGGVYLLSLLVLLFAWGFSAGRWSLLLPWALLWLLPLPEARPEGMALLVQGNINPLRKFQGELDEAVYLRLTEEGLKAHPEAQLVVWPETAVWRIPEGVDGVLEGRPLLTGFNLFGPNRAVLYQEGRILAHYDKTRLVPFGERFPFREALGGVYAFFFRAMGLGEVLDRTPGKDLRPLGPYGVMICYESVFPGVARGLARSGAEVLILLTNDAWYGPSYGGRQHFALGRLRAVETGRWLLRAGNDGITASVDPYGRVVAAIPPHREGFLLAPYALLSGETPYVRLGDWAVGVALTLLLLGLILRVRLPGWRNR
- the thrC gene encoding threonine synthase, yielding MRLPLIERYRAFLPVSLNTPVVSLLEGSTPLIPLKGPEEAKRRGVQIYAKYEGLNPTGSFKDRGMTLAVSKALEGGAKAVACASTGNTAASAAAYAARAGMTAIVILPAGYVALGKVAQSLMHGARIVQVEGNFDDALRLTRELTERFPVALVNSVNPHRLEGQKTLAFEVVDELGDAPHYHALPVGNAGNITAHWMGYKAYFAAGRASRLPRMLGFQAAGAAPLVLGRPVEKPETIATAIRIGNPASWEGAIRAKEESGGLIEAVTDEEILEAYRYLAREEGVFVEPASAASLAGVWRLLREGRLEEGTRVVLTLTGHGLKDPATAEKVAQLPPPVPATLEAVARASGLL